The following coding sequences lie in one Primulina huaijiensis isolate GDHJ02 chromosome 2, ASM1229523v2, whole genome shotgun sequence genomic window:
- the LOC140958115 gene encoding protein SMALL AUXIN UP-REGULATED RNA 12 produces the protein MLGKKLGSMKKLAKKIKSVNNTDPEPSHFECLLKCNEEGSPPTTMSPPVGTFAVYVGPDRQRFVVPTSYLAHPLFKMLLEKAYNEFGFDQRNGLVVPCSVAAFQEVLSAVERCNGKFDFGDKVEDFI, from the coding sequence ATGTTGGGGAAAAAACTTGGCTCAATGAAGAAATTAGCCAAGAAGATCAAATCGGTAAACAACACCGATCCTGAGCCATCACATTTTGAGTGCCTGTTGAAGTGTAATGAAGAAGGATCTCCCCCCACCACCATGAGTCCCCCAGTCGGCACCTTCGCTGTGTATGTGGGCCCTGATCGGCAAAGATTCGTGGTGCCCACGAGCTATCTCGCTCATCCTTTGTTTAAAATGTTGCTAGAGAAGGCATATAACGAATTTGGTTTTGATCAAAGAAATGGCCTAGTGGTACCATGCAGTGTTGCTGCATTTCAAGAAGTGTTAAGCGCAGTGGAGCGTTGCAACGGGAAATTTGATTTCGGAGATAAGGTTGAGGACTTTATCTAG
- the LOC140971249 gene encoding uncharacterized protein, protein MTSLSPHPADAVEPKTRSVGATELSWCKAVPGGTGTTVLALLLSKPPHIPFLQNALRKLQISHPILNSKLRFDPASSSYSYVTPSAAHIEIQPFDVQSTSQILESCETTTTLSPLHLILEHELNKNSWKDTDPSLDTDLFFASVYALHDDKWILTLRLHTSACDRASAVTLLRELMEEAKGVGGVERGMHKEMGVSSGIEEYIPAGQANKPFWAHGMDVLGYSLNSFRFSNLDFKDTVSPRVSCVVRLQLNAEETGRLVSDCERRETKLFGLLAAAGMIASHSIKGIPRDQWEKYAVVTLVDCRSILDPVLSSNHIGFYHSAVLHTHNVKGGENVWELAKRICMSLVNAKNNKKHFTDMADINFLMCKAIENPGVTPSGSLRTSLISIFEDHVIDNSSKMSQEMGLEDFIGCASVHGVGPSIAIFDTIRDEKLDCACVYPYPLHSREQMQELVDEMRRIILDAGVGFGNSPDENEVDLQYSC, encoded by the exons aTGACGTCTCTCTCCCCACACCCAGCTGACGCGGTGGAGCCCAAAACCCGCTCGGTCGGTGCCACCGAGCTCAGCTGGTGCAAGGCGGTACCCGGCGGGACTGGCACTACGGTTCTCGCCCTCCTCCTCTCCAAACCCCCACACATCCCATTTCTCCAAAATGCCCTCCGCAAACTCCAGATTTCCCACCCCATCCTCAACTCCAAGCTCCGCTTTGATCCGGCTTCATCCTCctactcctacgtcactccCTCCGCTGCCCACATCGAAATCCAGCCGTTCGATGTCCAATCAACGTCCCAGATTCTTGAATCCTGCGAAACTACTACTACACTTTCTCCACTCCATTTGATTCTTGAACATGAGTTGAACAAGAACTCGTGGAAAGACACCGACCCTTCATTGGATACCGATCTTTTCTTCGCCAGCGTGTACGCTCTGCATGATGACAAGTGGATCCTGACGCTGAGGCTGCACACGTCAGCATGCGACAGGGCATCGGCTGTAACATTGCTGAGGGAGTTGATGGAGGAGGCGAAGGGGGTCGGAGGGGTAGAAAGGGGAATGCACAAAGAGATGGGGGTCAGTTCGGGGATTGAGGAGTACATTCCTGCTGGGCAGGCGAATAAGCCATTTTGGGCACATGGGATGGATGTGTTGGGTTACTCTTTGAATTCTTTTAGGTTTTCTAATCTCGATTTTAAGGATACCGTGTCACCTAGAGTGTCATGTGTTGTTAGGTTGCAGTTAAATGCAGAAGAAACTGGTCGGTTGGTATCT GATTGCGAACGGAGGGAAACAAAATTATTTGGACTGTTAGCAGCTGCTGGAATGATCGCTTCTCATTCCATTAAAGGAATTCCTCGTGATCAGTGGGAGAAGTATGCAGTTGTGACTCTCGTGGATTGTCGCTCTATTCTTGATCCAGTGCTTAGTAGCAACCATATAG GTTTTTATCACTCCGCTGTTCTGCACACACATAATGTTAAGGGAGGGGAAAACGTGTGGGAGCTGGCGAAACGAATCTGTATGTCCTTGGTAAATGCCAAGAACAACAAGAAGCACTTTACGGACATGGCCGACATCAACTTTTTGATGTGCAAGGCGATAGAAAACCCCGGTGTGACGCCATCAGGATCACTCAGAACTTCATTAATATCCATTTTTGAAGACCATGTGATTGATAATTCGAGCAAAATGAGCCAGGAAATGGGATTAGAGGACTTCATCGGATGTGCCTCGGTTCATGGTGTGGGGCCATCTATAGCAATATTTGATACAATTAGAGATGAGAAATTGGATTGCGCATGTGTGTATCCATACCCATTGCACTCGAGGGAGCAAATGCAGGAGTTGGTGGATGAAATGAGAAGGATTATTTTGGATGCTGGCGTCGGCTTTGGGAACTCACCAGATGAAAACGAAGTCGATCTCCAATATTCCTGCTGA